From the Quercus lobata isolate SW786 chromosome 6, ValleyOak3.0 Primary Assembly, whole genome shotgun sequence genome, one window contains:
- the LOC115995304 gene encoding phosphoinositide phosphatase SAC7-like: MMERADSSKKLYSRLRLWEFPDQYIVEPTDGSCGSSLVISRKDGSMSLIDELPESSSVPKVRPIFGVVGMLKLLAGSYLIVITERECVGSYLGHPIFKVSSLKIFPCNHSLENSTAEQKKMETEFSGLLNIAEKTSGLYFSYETNLTLSAQRLNDLGDESKLLPLWRQAEPRFLWNNYMLEVLIDNKLDPYILPVVQGSFNNFQAAIGKDVIDVTLVARRCTRRNGTRMWRRGADSDGYVANFVESEQIMQFNGFTASFVQVRGSIPLLWEQIVDLTYKPKFQIVKLEEAPRVVERHFLDLRKKYGAVFAVDLVNKHGGEGRLSEKYAGAMQHVVSDDVRYLHFDFHHICGHVHFERLSILYEQISDFIERNGYLLLNEKGEKMKEQLGVLRTNCIDCLDRTNVTQSMIGRKMLEFQLRRLGVFGAEETISSHPKFDDSFKVLWANHGDDISLQYSGTGALKGDFVRYGQRTIQGILKDGWNALARYYLNNFCDGTKQDAIDLLQGHYIVSVSRDMTTPSQKGGGLEAVASFPLALSLVLTGFFFATMSLRQGQYDLRHFFFSFMWAGLSVALAAFVRANGRIFCNRPRLHKPR; this comes from the exons ATGATGGAGAGGGCTGATTCTAGTAAAAAGCTATATTCGCGTCTGCGTCTATGGGAGTTTCCGGATCAGTATATTGTTGAGCCCACTGATGGCTCTTGTGGTTCCTCCTTGGTCATCAGTCGGAAGGACGGCTCAATGAGTCTGATTG ATGAGCTTCCAGAATCCAGCTCTGTTCCTAAAGTTCGGCCaatttttggtgttgttgggaTGCTAAAGCTCTTGGCAG GTTCGTATTTAATAGTTATAACCGAGCGTGAATGTGTTGGATCTTACTTGGGGCATCCTATCTTTAAAGTTTCATCCCTGAAGATTTTTCCCTGTAATCATTCTCTTGAAAATTCCACTGCAGAGCAG AAAAAGATGGAGACTGAGTTTTCTGGGCTGCTAAATATTGCAGAGAAGACTTCTGGTCTGTACTTCTCATACGAAACCAATTTAACACTGAG TGCACAGCGATTAAATGATCTGGGTGATGAGTCAAAATTGCTTCCTCTTTGGAGACAA GCAGAACCTCGATTTCTATGGAACAACTATATGTTGGAAGTGCTCATAGATAACAAG CTTGATCCGTACATACTACCTGTTGTCCAAGGGA GCTTTAATAACTTTCAAGCAGCCATTGGGAAAGATGTTATTGATGTTACTCTGGTTGCGAGGAGATGTACAAGGAGAAATG GCACTCGGATGTGGAGAAGAGGAGCTGATTCCGATGGGTATGTTGCTAATTTTGTGGAATCCGAGCAAATTATGCAATTTAATGGATTTACAGCATCATTTGTTCAG GTTCGGGGGTCAATTCCATTGCTTTGGGAGCAAATTGTAGATTTGACATATAAGCCGAAGTTTCAAATTGTTAAACTTGAGGAAGCT CCCCGAGTAGTTGAGCGACATTTTCtggatttaagaaaaaaatatgggGCTGTTTTTGCTGTTGATCTTGTCAACAAG CATGGAGGTGAAGGACGCTTAAGTGAAAAATATGCGGGTGCAATGCAGCATGTTGTTAGTGATGATGTAAG ATATCTGCACTTCGATTTTCATCATATTTGCGGGCATGTTCATTTTGAGCGCCTCTCAATCCTTTATGAGCAAATTTCAGATTTCATTGAGAGAAATGG gTACCTTTTGTTGAATGAAAAGGGTGAGAAAATGAAGGAGCAACTTGGAGTTCTGCGGACAAATTGTATTGATTGCTTAGACCGTACGAATGTTACCCAG AGCATGATAGGCCGGAAAATGTTGGAGTTCCAACTTAGAAGGCTTGGTGTTTTTGGTGCTGAAGAAACTATCAGCTCACATCCAAAGTTTGATGATAGCTTTAAAGTCT TGTGGGCTAATCATGGGGATGACATAAGCCTTCAATATTCTGGCACTGGTGCTTTGAAAGGAGATTTTGTCAG ATATGGCCAGCGGACAATCCAAGGGATCCTTAAGGATGGATGGAATGCCCTTGCACGCTATTATTTGAATAACTTTTGTGATGGAACAAAACAG GACGCAATTGATCTCCTTCAAGGGCATTATATTGTTTCTGTCAGCCGAGATATGACTACCCCATCTCAAAAAGGAGGAGGCCTTGAGGCTGTAGCT TCCTTTCCACTGGCTTTATCACTGGTTTTGACTGGGTTCTTTTTCGCAACTATGTCATTGAGGCAAG GTCAATACGATCTTCGGcactttttcttttcgtttATGTGGGCAGGCTTGAGTGTAGCTTTAGCGGCATTTGTGAGGGCCAATGGCAGGATTTTCTGCAACCGTCCTCGTCTGCACAAGCCTCGTTGA